In the genome of Candidatus Pristimantibacillus lignocellulolyticus, the window CAAGTTGAGCTACACGATTCTCGAATACATCCGATGTCGGGTTCATAATTCGAGTGTAAATATTACCAAATTCAGCAAGACCAAATAGATTAGCTGCATGATCTGTATCTTTGAATCCGTATGATGTCGTTTGATAGATTGGTACTGCTCGTGACATCGTTGTTGGATCGATAGTTTGACCTCCGTGGACGGATAGCGTTTCAAGCGAAAGTTTTCTTTGTTCAGACATTAATAATTCCTCCTAAACTTTTTGTTGCTTCTCGAGGGACATCTGTAAACAAAAAGTCTCTTCGTAAGCGTAAGCTAAACTTTTTGTTGCTTCTCGAAGGACATCTCTGTTAACAAAAAGTCTCTTCGTAAGCGTAAGCTAAACTTTTTGTTGCGGTTTCTCCACGTATAGATCGCAATAATAAGCAAATCTAGCCCATGAATGACAATATATTAAATAAATGCCATGAAACCACTTTCAATTCCATTATGACTGATCTATGGCTTGGCTACAATACTTTCTTGTATTCCAGCATAAAGTTTTTCCCCAATACCTTTAACACGCTTAATATCAGCTATATTTTTAAAAAGCCCTTTTTGTTCACGATCTTCAATTATCGCTTTTGCTTTTGAAGGTCCTATCCCTTTTAACTGTTGCAATTGCTCTGAAGTTGCCGTATTTATATTAATTTTACTTGATTGGTTAGTAATTTCAGTTTCTTCCATACTATTATTAGAGTTCATTGGCACTTCAGTAGAATTTTCTTCCTCATCTGTGTTATTCATTTGCACTTCTTCTAATGATGTACCAACAATTGAGTCATCTTTTACTTTTACACTATCCGTTGAATTATCGTTCATACTCAATGTTATCACCTTTCCGGCTTCATCTTGTTCTAGAAGTTTCTCTTCCAAAAGCAAGTTTAACGATTCCTCTGCTCCCTTCTGTGTTTCAGAATAATGAATAAAGATTGCCATCGTAACTAATAAAAGCCCTGTACCTAGCATTCCAATCCACATAAACGTAACTGCTGAAATGTTTGATTCTTTCTGTTTCAATACATTCACCTTCTTCTGGCATTATTTATTGACATAACATACAAGCCTTAGGGAATACGATAGATAAAAGAATAGAGCTTTCGTCACTTTCATAATAGCTTATACTTACGAGGTAACTTTTCGCTGCATAGAAGTAAATATAATCCGTTCGAAAAGTTTTAGGAGGTTATCGCGATGAAAATTGGATTTATCGGAGCAGGAAGTATGGGGAGCCTATTGATTGAATCTTTCATCTTATCGGAAGCAGTTGAACCGTCACAAATTAAAGTCAGCAATCGAAGTATAGAAAAAGCTCAGGCACTAGCATATAAATATCCTGGCATTGAAGTTGAAAGTAATAATGTACATGTTGTCTTTGAAACTGAGATCGTATTTCTTTGTATAAAACCTCATGAGTTTGCTACCGTTATTTCAGAAATTAAACCTTATGTACATGAAGAACAAATTATCGTTTCGATTACGAGTCCTGTTCTGTTGTCTCATCTTGAGTCGGAATTGAATTGTAGAGTTGCGAAAATAATTCCAAGTATCACTAATAAAATGTGGAGTGGTGCTACACTATGTATTTACGGCAATCAAATCGAAGAAATTTATCAGACAAAGTTGCAAAAATTACTTTCGTATATAAGTGAACCCATCAAAATTGAGGAGAGTTTTACTAGAGTTGTGTCAGATATCTCAAGTTGTGGTCCTGCTTTCTTTGCATTTTTACTGCAACAATTTATTGACTCAGCAGTGGAAGAAACCGGAATTCCAAGAGAAGGTGCAATGAAGATCGCAAGTAATATGCTATTAGGTACGGGGTTATTACTTACTGAAGGTGGTATGACAACAGAAGAGGTTCAACAGCGAGTTGCTGTGCCAGGGGGAATTACAGCCAAAGCACTCCATATGTTAAGTAGCGAAACTGCGGGAATTTTTAATGCTTTAATACGGACAACACATGCCAAATATTACGAGGATTTAGAAGTAGTTAATCAAACATTCGATAGAGAAGAAGTTGGCGGACAATAGCTATGTTTAGCTATTTCCGCCATCTCTTTTTTGTACTAGTTTGCTACGATATTAACAAGCTTACCTTTAACTGCAATTACTTTACGAACAGTTTTACCTTTGATTAGTTCTGCAACTTTCGGTAAAGCTTTAGCTTGAGCTTCCATATCTGCCACATCAAGATCAGCTGCAATAGAAATACGCTCGATAATTTTACCGTTAACTTGAACAACAATTTCAACTTCTTGGTCCACTGTCCAAGCTTCGTCAAATGTTGGCCACGCATGATATGTGATTGTACCGGAATGTCCAAGTACTTCCCATAGCTCTTCAGCTAGATGCGGAGCAAGTGGTGAAATCATTTTCACAAAGTCTTCCATTGCTTTACGTGGTAAAACTTCAGCTTTATATGCTTCATTTACGAAAATCATCATTTGGCTAATCGCCGTGTTGAAACGTAAATTTTCCATATCGTCAGTAATTTTCTTAATAGAACGATGCCATGTGCGCATAAATGCATCACTTGCTGGCTCACTATCAGAAACACGTGGATTAAGCTCTCCACTTTCTGTTACAAACAGACGCCATACACGACTTAAGAAACGATAAGAACCTTCAACGCCATTGGCACTCCAAGGTTTCGTAGCTTCTAGCGGCCCCATAAACATTTCGTACATACGTAGTGTATCTGCCCCATACTCATTGACAATTTCATCTGGATTAATAACATTACCACGAGATTTGGACATTTTCTCATTATTTGTACCAAGAATCATACCTTGGTTAACTAATTTTTGGAATGGTTCCTTCGTATTAACTACACCGATATCATAAAGTACTTTATGCCAGAAACGAGCGTATAGTAAGTGAAGTACAGCATGCTCAGCTCCACCAATGTATAGATCAACTGGAAGCCACTCTGCTTGTTTCTCAGGAGAACAAAGTTGCTCATTGTTCTTAGGATCGATGAAACGAAGGTAATACCAACAGCTACCAGCCCATTGTGGCATAGTATTAGTCTCTCGACGAGCCTTCATACCAGTTTCAGGATCAACAGTGTTTATCCATTCTGTTACGTTAGCAAGTGGTGACTCACCAGTACCAGATGGTTTGATAGCTTCAACGTCTGGTAGTAACAATGGCAATTGATCTTCAGGCACTGTTTTCATTGTTCCATCTTCAAGGTGAATAATTGGAATTGGCTCTCCCCAATAACGTTGACGAGAGAACAACCAGTCACGAAGACGATAAGTTACTTTCGCAGCTCCTTTACCGTTCTCTTCAAGGAATTTAATCATTGCCGCCATTGCATCTGCATTGTTAAGACCATTCAAGAAATCGGAGTTAACATGTGGACCATCACCAGCATAAGCTTCTTCAGCTACATTACCACCAGAAACGACTTCGATAATAGGTAGATCAAATTGTTTAGCAAATTCATAGTCGCGTGTATCGTGACCAGGAACAGCCATAATTGCACCAGTACCGTATCCAGCAAGAACATAATCAGCAATCCAGATCGGAGCTTTAGCACCATTCACAGGGTTTACTGCATATGCACCAGTAAATACACCACTTTTTTCTTTTGCAAGATCGGTACGCTCTAGGTCGCTCTTACGAGAAGCTAACAGTTGATAAGCTTTAACTGCTTCTTGTTGCTCAGCAGAAGTAATTTGTTCAACAAGCTCATGTTCTGGTGCTAACACGCAATACGTTGCACCAAATAATGTATCTGGACGAGTTGTAAATACAACAAGTGATTCATCGGAACCTTCAATTGGGAATGTTACTTCTGCACCTGTGGATTTACCAATCCAGTTACGCTGCATATCTTTAATGCTTTCAGTCCAATCAAGATCTTCAAGATCTTCAAGTAAACGTTCAGCATATTCTGTAATTCTCAAAATCCATTGACGCATTGGCTTACGCACAACTGGATGATTACCACGTTCACTCAACCCATCGATAACTTCTTCGTTCGCTAGAACCGTACCAAGCGCTTCACACCAGTTAACCGGAACTTCTGCAACATAAGCAAGACCACGATTGTAAAGTTGAATGAAAATCCATTGTGTCCATTTATAATATTCAGGATCCGTCGTACTAATCTCACGATCCCAGTCATACGAGAAACCAAGAGATTTAATCTGGCGACGGAAATTATCGATATTTTTGATAGTAAAATCGCGCGGATGTTGTCCTGTATCTATCGCATGTTGCTCCGCAGGCAAACCGAAAGCATCCCAACCCATTGGATGAAGAACGTTGTAACCTTGCATTCTCTTATAACGAGACAAAATATCTGTCGCCGTATAACCCTCAGGATGTCCTACATGCAGACCAGATCCAGATGGATAAGGGAACATATCTAAAGCGTAAAATTTAGGCTTATCTTTATCTTCACCTGTTTTAAAAGTCTTATTAGCATCCCAATATTGTTGCCACTTAGGTTCAATCGTCAATGGACTATACCCATGACGTGATTGCTCTGTACTCATTGTTATTCCTCCTAAAAACTTTTTGTTGCTACCTGCTATAACTTCTATAAAACAAAAAGTTACTTCGGAAGCATAAACCAAACTTTTTGTAGCTACCTGCTATAACTTCTATAAAACAAAAAGTTACTTCGGAAGCATAAATTCACTTACAATGAAGGTTCAAAAAGTGGGCTTTCGTAAGCCGAGAAGATGGAGTCAATTTTAGGAAGGAGGAACATAAATGTACGTACCTTGTACATGCGTACCGACCTTCCAAAATTCACTTCAAATTCGACGTCGAATACGATGCGTTAGCATACTCATCGTTATCACAGTCCATTTTTTGAACTTCCTCTAAACAAAAAAACCTCTCATCCCTAGCGGATTAACGCTAGGGACGAGAGGATTGCTCACGTGGTACCACCCTAGTTAGCAGTGATCTACTTGATCTACTACTCACTTTTCACCTTTATCGCAGGTATACGGTGTATTTATAAAACAAATTCATACACTGCTCAGAGGCGAGTTCCTCACGATCAAGTACCGACTTCCACCAAATGCCGGCTCTCTGATATCTTGATATCGATTGTACTACTCCTCATCAACGCATTACATATTAATAGATAATCTGATTATATAAATCGAATACTACAGTGTCAAGTCGCTCGTCTCATCTTGTTGCTGTTCTTTCTGTTTTCGAGGAGTACGATGACTAGTCATAAAACGATATCCTATTAATATTAGCAAAGTAGAATGCAGCATTACTCCGATTAGAGCATCTACACCTTGCATAATTATGGCCATAAACCATAAGCTTACAATCGGTAATTGAATCACAAATACGATAGCCATAAAAATTTCTAAAGGCTTATCTATCACAATAACATTAATCACCTTACGGAAAGCTAAAGTGCCAATCATAAGTAATCCAAGCACGATAGAGATATATCCCCATGTCGTTAAGCTCTGTAATAAAAACCCTTTACCAATACCTAGAATCTTATAATCAAACCATGAATACCAAGTATAATTAATTCCCGCCAAACAGGTAAGCACTGCTACTAAGGCCACTTGAGAGATTCGGTAGAACATATGCTACACCACTCTTTCCAATTTTATTTTCCACATCTTACTGATAGCTCTTATGTAGATGAAAACGGGAAATATGATCATGCAATCCAACTGCTTTCAACACCTCATATTGATACGGTCCAAGTAAATCAAAATGCGGATAGCGGGCTCTATTATGAATATATTTAGGGTCCAATTGAAATTGCTCACACCAAGCGACTAATTTTGAGATATCTTTGCAGCCGACTTTAGTAACTGTTCGTGCTTCAGGAAATCTATCATCTAGCCAATAATGTGTCAAATATGCAATTTGACCTTGTTCAACAGTAGTTTTCCAATCATTTAATTCTGCTCTTGTAATCCCAAAAGCGATACACAACGCCTCCTAAAACTTTTCATAGCAACTTGATTTACTTCTTTGTAATGAAAAGTTGCTTCGAAAGCATTAACTTAACTTATCATAGCAACTTGATTTACTTCCTTGTAATGAAAAGTTGCTTCGAAAGCATTAACTTAACTTTTCATAGCAACTTGATTTTCTGCTTGAAAATGAAAGTTACTTCGATCGCATACACCTTAAACTTTTCATTAAGTCTCGATTTATTTCCTTGTAATGAAAAGTTACTGTGCAAGTACTCTTTCAACTTTTCACAGCATAAATCTCCATGATAAAATCAAAATTGTTACGTATAAAAGTTGTCATAATTCATTATTTGTATAAAGTTCACTATACTTTAGCATACCATATGAAAGGATATGATGCACTTCTTGTTTACAACTGTTATACTATCAAGAGATAAGTAGAAATGAGGATAACGATTAATGACAAATGCATTTAACCAATTGGGAGTAGCAGAGCAGCTTGCGGAGCAGTTGAAGCTACAAGGAATTATCCAGCCAACTCCTATCCAAAAGACTGCTATACCTGATCTTCTCAATGGTATAGATATGATTGCCCAAGCACAAACAGGAACAGGAAAGACATTAGCCTTTACACTTCCTATCCTACAACTGATCCGTCCTGATAAGGATCACGTTCAAGCATTAATTCTTACACCAACACGTGAGTTAGCTCTACAAATTACCGCTGAAGTAAAAAAACTTGCTAAGAGCGTAGGTGCTACTGTACTCGCTTGTTATGGTGGACAAGATGTTGCAGCACAAGTGAAAAGACTAAAAAATGCACCACATATTATTGTAGCAACTCCTGGTCGACTGATGGATCATATGCGAAGAGGAAGTATCAACATCGGTAGAATTTCTCATCTTGTACTTGATGAAGCTGATCAAATGCTTCA includes:
- a CDS encoding helix-hairpin-helix domain-containing protein gives rise to the protein MKQKESNISAVTFMWIGMLGTGLLLVTMAIFIHYSETQKGAEESLNLLLEEKLLEQDEAGKVITLSMNDNSTDSVKVKDDSIVGTSLEEVQMNNTDEEENSTEVPMNSNNSMEETEITNQSSKININTATSEQLQQLKGIGPSKAKAIIEDREQKGLFKNIADIKRVKGIGEKLYAGIQESIVAKP
- the leuS gene encoding leucine--tRNA ligase — translated: MSTEQSRHGYSPLTIEPKWQQYWDANKTFKTGEDKDKPKFYALDMFPYPSGSGLHVGHPEGYTATDILSRYKRMQGYNVLHPMGWDAFGLPAEQHAIDTGQHPRDFTIKNIDNFRRQIKSLGFSYDWDREISTTDPEYYKWTQWIFIQLYNRGLAYVAEVPVNWCEALGTVLANEEVIDGLSERGNHPVVRKPMRQWILRITEYAERLLEDLEDLDWTESIKDMQRNWIGKSTGAEVTFPIEGSDESLVVFTTRPDTLFGATYCVLAPEHELVEQITSAEQQEAVKAYQLLASRKSDLERTDLAKEKSGVFTGAYAVNPVNGAKAPIWIADYVLAGYGTGAIMAVPGHDTRDYEFAKQFDLPIIEVVSGGNVAEEAYAGDGPHVNSDFLNGLNNADAMAAMIKFLEENGKGAAKVTYRLRDWLFSRQRYWGEPIPIIHLEDGTMKTVPEDQLPLLLPDVEAIKPSGTGESPLANVTEWINTVDPETGMKARRETNTMPQWAGSCWYYLRFIDPKNNEQLCSPEKQAEWLPVDLYIGGAEHAVLHLLYARFWHKVLYDIGVVNTKEPFQKLVNQGMILGTNNEKMSKSRGNVINPDEIVNEYGADTLRMYEMFMGPLEATKPWSANGVEGSYRFLSRVWRLFVTESGELNPRVSDSEPASDAFMRTWHRSIKKITDDMENLRFNTAISQMMIFVNEAYKAEVLPRKAMEDFVKMISPLAPHLAEELWEVLGHSGTITYHAWPTFDEAWTVDQEVEIVVQVNGKIIERISIAADLDVADMEAQAKALPKVAELIKGKTVRKVIAVKGKLVNIVAN
- the comER gene encoding late competence protein ComER, producing the protein MKIGFIGAGSMGSLLIESFILSEAVEPSQIKVSNRSIEKAQALAYKYPGIEVESNNVHVVFETEIVFLCIKPHEFATVISEIKPYVHEEQIIVSITSPVLLSHLESELNCRVAKIIPSITNKMWSGATLCIYGNQIEEIYQTKLQKLLSYISEPIKIEESFTRVVSDISSCGPAFFAFLLQQFIDSAVEETGIPREGAMKIASNMLLGTGLLLTEGGMTTEEVQQRVAVPGGITAKALHMLSSETAGIFNALIRTTHAKYYEDLEVVNQTFDREEVGGQ